In Desulfosoma caldarium, the genomic window TTTTCGACTGGAACGAGGACGATAAGGCCTACGCGGTGCGTGAGGAAGTTCCCGAAGAGCTGGATGACGAAGCCCTGGAGGCCGTGGACGGGTGTCCCACGGGAGCCATCCTGGAGCACTGAGGACCGGCGCCGGTCGACAGCACTGGCCTTTTTCGCGGTTAAAATT contains:
- a CDS encoding ferredoxin yields the protein MFDWNEDDKAYAVREEVPEELDDEALEAVDGCPTGAILEH